GAGAGCTTCGACATGGATCAGAACTATCCGAATCCGTTCAACCCGACGACCACGATTCGTTTTGCGGCGCCCGAGCGTGCAACAGTGCGCCTCGTCGTCACGGATCTGCTCGGCCGCGAGATCACGACGCTGGTGAACGGCGCGGTGGACGCGGGTGTACACACGGCAACCTTCGATGCGGCGACGCTCGAGAGCGGCCAGTACATCGCCACGATCACCATGACGGGCATCGAGAGCGGCATCAATTTCTCGAAGTCGATCAAACTCTCGCTCGTGAAATAACTCTGATCATTCATGGCTGACGGAATCCTTCCAGCCCGCCAATAGAAAGGAGTTTCTCCGGCGCCCCACGCCGTGAGACATTGAAGGCCGCGATCTCAGTATCGCGGCCTTTTATTATTTTTGCACCCAGACTGCTGAAGAATACAACATGTCCAGATACTCGAACGCACCAACGGCCTTCGCAGTTTTACCGGTACCAAACCGCGATCTCCAAAAAACACATTGTATGAGTAGGATTCCTATTTGCGTTTTGAATACCCTTCATGTAAGTTTGAAATGCTGGTAGGGTCCGCTTTCCCGCTTTTACCGCGATACTCCCCAAAACTGATACTCTTCTCGTCCAACCGCGAGGCACTCCCGCCCCGCGCCTGCATGCATAATACGCACGCCATATACACCACCATCCAACTTATTATGAGGCCGGGTATGTCGAAACTGATTTTGCGCTTGAGTTCCATGGCGCTGTTCGCCCTTGTGCTCTCAGCGGCCGCGCTGGCGCAGCCGATGAGCGGCAGTTACACCATCGATCCTGGTGGATCGGGAGTCACAAATTTCACCACTTTCAACGGCGCGCGTAACGCGCTTGTGGCAAACGGTGTGAGTGGCCCCGTCACATTTACGGTTGCCGCCGGAACGTATAACGAGATGGTCGATCTCCCTGCGATCACCGGTGCGTCGTCCACAAACACCATCACCTTTGATGGGGTGAACAAGACCACGCGCATTTTGACCTATCAGCATTACAGCTACAACGCCACGTTCAAGCTGAACAGCGCGAAGTGGATCGTCATCAAAAACCTCACCATCGAGGCCTATTCCAGTGCGGGAGCATACAGCTACGCCTACGGCTACGCTCTGCATTTTCAGGACAACGCCACCGACAACGAGGTGATGAACTGCAACATCAAGGCAACGTCCAACCCCCTCGCGTACAACTACTATTTCTTCCCGGTAGTGATGGGCGGATGGTACCAGTACGCCTATGGCATGACCTCAAACAACTACGTCCATCACTGCACCATGGACGGCGGATATTCGAGCGTCTGGATTTACGGCACGTACGGCAACGGTCCGACGAACATTCGTTATGAGTACAACACCATGACGAACGGGTACTATTACGGCATTTACGCGCTGTACACCGACCAGTTGAAGGTGAAGAATAACTACATCAGCGGCAGCCCGTTGAACATGTACGGTTACGGCGTGATGATGCAGTATGTGAACGGTATGGAAATTGAGAACAACACCGTCCTTACCGGGTACATGGGCCTGTATTTCTGGTACAACAACATGGTGGGCAACATCAGCCGCGCGCGCATTGTGAACAACATGATCGCCTGCAACGGCAACTACTACAACTACGGCATCTACGCCTATTACCATAACAATTGCGACTTCTGGCACAACAGCATCAACGTGGGCGGCGGCACCGGAGTGCCGAGTTACGCGTGGATGTACGCCTTCATGCTGTACTACAGCACCGACGTCGACGTCCGTAACAACACGATCAAGAACAGCTCCGCCTCGACCACATACAATCTCCTGTGGTATTCATACGGAACAACCTTCACTGGCGGCAGCAACTTCAACTACAACAACTGGTTTAGCTCGGCTCCAACAAACACGTATATCGCGTACTACAACGGCACGTACTACAACACAGTGCCGGCCTTCCTCGCGGCCTCGAATCAGCCGAATTCCATCAACATCGATCCGGGTTATGTCAGCGCGACCGACCTGCACATGGACAACAACCGCCGCCTCGTGCGCAAGGGCACGGCTCTGGGTGTGGCCAACGACCTCGATGGTGACCCGCGCAATCCGACTACACCGTCCATCGGCGCGGACGAAGGATGCTACGTGCCCGATGGCGGCATCGCTTTTGAGATGACGGACCAAAGCGGTAATCCGGTGCAGTATTACAACGTCCCCGGTACAGTGTACGTGAAATATTCGATCAGCTACCCGCTCTCACAGCAGGTCAACGCCCAGCTCACCGCGCGCTTCTACACTGTCGGTCCTAATCCGCAGCTTGTTGCGACTCACTCGTGGGCGGCAACCAAACCCGCAAATCAGGTGTTGAACGGCATTCAACCCATCACACTCAGCCTCTCGCCGGGATTCTACCGCATTGAATTGGTGTTCAACACGATGAACACGTGCAACCTGTACGGCGATGAGTATCTGTATGGTCTCACCATGCTCCTCAACCAGGGCCAGACCCCGTGTATCGTTTGGCCGGGCGACGTGAATAACGACGGTCTGGTGAACTACGGCGATCGCAGGGCGCTCAATACCTATATAACCAATGCGAACCTTCGCTCGACGTGGTTGAGCGGTCCAGCACGCTATCGTCTGGACTTCGCGACCAATCCGTTTACGTATTACAAGTGGGAAGGTCAGACGTCTGTGCCGTGGCAGACCGCCGAAGGTTGCTACATGGACAGCGATGGCAACGGCATGATCAACAGCTTCGACAATCTTGCGATCAAGCTGAATTGGATGAAGACTCACGGCATTCCGAAAGACGGCAGCCAGGCATTCTCGGCTACGAACTTCGATCTCGATCAGAATTATCCGAATCCCTTCAATCCTTCGACGATGCTCCGCTTCAGCGCCCCCGAGCGCAGCCAGGTGCGTCTCGTCGTGACCGACGTGCTCGGCCGCACCATAACCACGCTCGTCAATGGCGCGGTGGAAGCCGGCGTGCATACTGTTCCTTTCGATGCGACCACACTCGAAAGCGGTCAGTACATCGCGACTATCACAATGACCGGCATCGAGAGCAATCTGAGCTTCTCGAAGACCATCAAGATGACGCTCGTCAAATAAGTCCCTGCACCACGGATTTTCAAAGCCCGGATCGTTGTGATCCGGGCTTTGTTTTTACTTCCCTGTGTTGCCGCGCAGTGCGCAGCGAACGTGCAAACGAGGCTCTTGCACATGGTGCTTGAATCGATACCAAGTCTTTCGTTATTATTGTTTTTCCATAGAATCCGACTTCCCTTCGCCAGCGAGGCCCCATGAAAAGAATTGTCACTCTCCTGTTGTTACTCACAGCGATGATGTCGTTTTCAACCACAACACTTCACGCTCAAGGTGCCGGCTGCGATCTCATTCTGCTCACCGCCAGTGACGACAGCGTGCAACTGGCCGCGGAGTTCTACACGCCAAGCGGCGTGTCGTTTCGCCTTGAGGCGATCTATGTCGCACTTGCATACGACCCTGCGTTATTTACCGTCACGAACAAAAGTGTGATGAACCACCGGTTTGCCGGTGCAGGATTCCAATCCGACTCTGATCCAAAACTTGATACAAACCTTATCGCACCGGATATCTGCCTCTACGGGGAATCACACCCCAATTTCAGCAACATCCCCTATCCGCAAAATACGCGCCGGACACTGTGTACGTTCAAGCTCGTCCCGCTCGCACCCGGACCTGGCGTTGCATCCTTCTACGTCTACGGGAATCAGGTTGTACCTGCGTTCTCAGGGTACTGGATAGAAGGTCAGAACGACAATCAGCCTTTCAGCCCCATGAACGACTTGACCAATATCGACTGGCCGGTGGAGTTCACACTTTTTCAAGCGACCCAGCAGGGTGATGTTGTCGCCGTGAAATGGATCACGGCCTCGGAACGCGGTAATGCGGGCTTTTATGTAGAGCGGCGTCCTGTCGCATCGGATGTATGGACAACACTCGATTTTGTGAAAGGTCATGGCACGACTTATACCGACATGCAGTACATGTTTTTGGACAGGACGGTCCGCGATGCCGGATTCTACGAATACCGCCTGAGGCAGATGGATGTTGACGGCACGTTCTCGTATTCGCCCACAGCGACAGTTGAATACAAACTCGGCGGAAACACCTACTCGTTGGATGCCGCCTACCCGAATCCCGTGTCCCAGTCCGCGCGCTCACTGATCCGCTACTCTCTTGCGCAGCGCAGCGCTGTCCTTCTTACCGTCAATGACGCGCTCGGTCGCGAGGTTGCGCGTATTGCGCAGCACACGGCCGATGCCGGCATCTACACCGCGCAGTGGATGCCAGGCGACACTCCGGCGGGCAGCTATCTGCTGACACTGCAATTACAGGACGAGAATGGCGCCCCGGTGTTTGTGAAAACACAGCGCATCGCCGTCGTGCCCTGATCCGCGCAAAGACTTCCATCAGAGGGCGCGCATCCAACGATGCACGCCCTCTCTGTTTTTCCTCGCTCGAGCATGTATATTCCTTCGTTATTCACACGGAAAGGACCACGAGTGCTGTTGATACAGATCAAGGACGATGCCTGCGATTTTTGCGGATGCTGCGTGGGTGTCTGTCCCGAAGACGCAATCGAACTGCAGGAAGCGCGCATTACACTGATTGAGGATCGTTGCACCAACTGTGCAAAGTGTGTGTGGGTGTGTCCCTTCGAGGCGCTCATCTTTTTGAAACCTGGCGCCGGGGTTTTGCCGGAGGCCGGAAAATGAGCCCTGTGTGGGACGTCATCATCGTGGGAGCAGGACCTGCGGGAAGCACGCTCGCGCGCACCGTTGCCGCAGCGGGCTATTCCGTTCTTATGCTCGAAAAGGATCGCGACATCGGCATGCCGGTGCGTTGCGGCGAAGCAGTCAGCGATACCAGTCTGCGCGAACTTGTTGATGTGGACCCGCGCTGGATCGCGTCTACCATCCGCCGCTTTCGCCTCATCGCCCCGGACGGAAACATGGTGGAGCCGGATCTTGGCGGACACGGATATGTTCTGGAACGCAGAATATTCGACTACGACCTCGCTCGCCTCGCGAGCGAAGCCGGCGCGGTCGTACGAACAAAATCGTACGTCGATGCGCTGGTCCCCGGTGAGGACGGCTTCGCGGGCGTCCGCGTTAAGGGGAACAACGGCGCGACCATCGAACGCGCACGCATCATTGTCGGTGCCGACGGGGTAGAGTCACGCGTCGGTCGCTGGGCGGGACTACGTACCGAGACACGCCTCCGCGACATGGAGTGTTGCGCACAAATGACACTCTCCAATATCCCTGTTGAGGACGACGCCTGCGATTTTTATTTCGGCCAATCCGTCGCGCCCATGGGCTACCTGTGGGTATTCCCGAAGGGACGGAACACGGCAAATGTCGGACTCGGGATCAGCGGCATGGCGGCAAAAAAACGGAGTCCTTTGTCCTATTTACAGGACTTTGTCGCCCGCACGTACCCGCAGGCGGGCATACTGACAACGGTCGCCGGAGGGGTTCCCTGCGCTGCGACACTCGAGTCGGTCGTGTCCCGCAATGTGGTGCTGGTTGGTGATGCTGCGCATCAGGTAAACCCCGTCTCGGGAGGAGGTATCACATCAGGCATGCGTGCGGCACGTCTGGCAGGCGAGGCCGTGATAGCAGCGCTGCGCGAGAACTCACCGCAGCGCCTTGGCGATTATCAGCGCCAATGGGACAAGGGGTACGGAGCAAAACATCGGATGTATTACCGCATCAAGGAAGCCGTCCATGGCTATTCCGATGAAACGTTGAACCGCATCGCGGCTGGAGTCCTCGCCTTGAAGCCCGAGAAAAGGACGATCTGGGGAGTTTTCCGCGTGGCGCTGACGCGGAATCCCGCGCTGATATGGGACATGGTGCGTGTGTTCGGTTTGACATCCTTCGACGACGACGCATGAATTGACGAGGGTTTTCACCCGTCGCGGCATCGAGTATATTGGTATGTTCCGCCCGAATAACCAGGACAGCCAATACAGCAATGAAATCCATCGACACTTCGCGACGTCTCTTTGAACAAGCCCGCACTCTGATCCCCGGCGGAGTAAACTCGCCCGTGCGCGCCTTTCGCGCCGTCGGCGGCCAGCCCATTTTTTTTAAATCCGCATCGGGGGCCATCCTCACCGACGTCGATGGGAACGAGTACATCGATTACATCGGGAGTTGGGGTCCTTTCATCCTCGGCCATGGACATCCGAGAGTCCGCGAAGCGCTTCATGCACAGCTCGACCGCGCGACCAGTTTCGGCGCTCCGACGGAGCTGGAAAACGAACTCGCTTCGCGTATCATCTCCCTTGTTCCCTCCATCGAGATGGTGCGTATGGTGAACTCGGGGACAGAGGCAACACTCTCGGCAATCCGCCTGGCGCGCGCAGCCACAGGCCGCGAAAAGATTCTGAAATTTGAAGGATGTTATCACGGTCACGGGGACTCCTTCCTGATCAAGGCGGGTTCCGGAGTTGCAACACTGGGACTCCCCGATTCGCCCGGCGTCACCACATCAATTGCGCGTGATACTCTCACCGCGCGTTTCAACGACATCGCCTCCGTCGAAGCCCTCGTCGAGGCGCATCGCGGGGAGATCGCCTGTGTCATTTTGGAACCTGTTGTCGGAAACATGGGATGTGTTCCGCCGGACGAAGGATTTCTAGAAAGCATGCGCACGCTCTGCACACGCGAGGGGATACTCCTGATTTTCGACGAGGTTATGACCGGCTTCCGTGTCGCGCGAGGCGGAGCGCAGGAACTGTTCCGCATCACTCCCGATATTACCACTCTCGGAAAAATCATCGGCGGCGGCCTGCCAGTGGGCGCGTATGGCGGACGAAAGGATCTGATGGAACTTGTCGCCCCGGCAGGACCGATGTACCAGGCAGGAACGCTCTCCGGCAATCCTCTGGCCATGACCGCGGGTCTCGCGACACTCGAGGTGCTTGCAGAAGATGGCGTATATGAACTCCTGGAACAGCGCGCATCGGCGCTCTGTGCGGGAATACAACACCACCTCGACGCACTCGGTCTGCCCTATGTCACGAACCGCGTCGGTTCGATGTTCACCCTGTTTTTTAAGGATGGGGTTGTCCGGAATTGGGACGACGCGCGCGCCTCTGATACTGCCGCCTTCGGCCGCTGGTTCTCAGCCATGCTCGAACGCGGGATCTACCTCGCGCCGTCACAATTCGAAGCGGCATTCCTGTCGCTCGCGCACGATGATTCCATCCTCGAGCGCACGATACACGCCGCAGGAGAATCACTCGCCCTTGTCGCACGCACCTCGAACTGACGTTGAAGACATGACAATCGAGGAGAAACTCGCGCTCTTCGAAGAAAAGATGCGCGGCGCTCACGTTGCAGCTCCTGCTATTGCCACATTTCGCAGGCAGTTCCTTGCGCTCGCTGCGGGCGCGACAGGGATGCTCGGAGGAGATGACATAACACCCGTTCGCTCCGTTCCCGATTATCAAGAACTCGCCGCTCCTCCCGAAGAAGAAAGCCGAGGTCTGCTCAATCGATTCGCCGTGATAAAGCTCAATGGCGGACTCGGGACAAGCATGGGACTCGAACGGGCGAAAAGTCTCATCGAAGTCAAAAACGGCTTATCGTTTCTTGATCTCATCGCGCGACAGATTTTGCATCGGCGAAAGTCATACGGCATGTCCCTGCCGATTCTGTTTATGGACTCCTACAACACGCAGAACGACACACTCGCCGCACTTTCCCGGTATCCGGACCTTGGGTCCGTCGTGCCTCTCTCCTTTCTGCAGAACAAAGTTCCAAAAATTCTCGCCGCGGACCTCACCCCCGCCGAGCACCCGCGTGTGCCTGAACTTGGATGGTGCCCTCCTGGACATGGCGATATCTACACCACGATGAAATCGACCGGTGTGCTCGATGCACTTATTCGATCGGGCATTCGATACGCCTTTGTGTCCAACGCGGATAATTTAGGTGCCGCGCTTGATCCCGCAATCGCCGCCCACATGAGCAGAAACGGCATCGAATTTCTTATGGAGGTTGCAGACCGGACTCCCGCCGATAAAAAGGGCGGTCATCTGGCACAGTTGCGCGATGGCCGGCTGACCCTTCGCGAATCCGCTCAATGCCCCCCAGCGGAACGTGACGCGTTCGAGGACGTGACTGTGCACCGCTACTTCAATACCAACAATGTGTGGATCGACCTGTTCGCGCTCGACCACCTCCTCGATCAGCATGGCGGCACCGTTCCGCTTCCGCTTATCCGCAATACAAAGACGCTCGACCCGCGGGATCCAACATCACCGCAGGTGATTCAACCCGAATCGGCAATGGGCGCTGCAATATCGCTGTTCGGAAAAGCGGCCGCACTGCGTGTTCCGCGATCCCGATTCGCTCCTGTGAAGACCACCGACGACTTGGTCGCCGTACGCTCGGATGCCTACGCTATGACCGAGGACTATCATATCGTTCCCTCAAAAGACATCCCCGTTGTTGTGTCTCTCGATCCGCGGTATTACCGCGTGTTGCAACAACTCGATGAACGATTCCCGTTTGGACCGCCCTCGCTAATCCAGTGCACTGAATTTCAGGTTCACGGTGACGTGGTGTTCGGCGCAGGCATTACCGTGAGCGGGACCACGCATATTCACGCGCCTGAGGGTTCCCGTCTGCTTATCCCGGATGGAACACATCTGTCGTGAACACCAAAAGCGGTTCCGCACTTCCACGCGTGTGCTGCGGGAATGGTAGACAGTAATCAGCATACTCTGGAGAATCCATGAGTCACGATCAATCCTGGGCCGACGAATTGCCGTGCGCGATCACGGTCTGTGATGCAAAAGGCACCATTGTCTCGATGAACAACGCTTCGGTGCAGACCTTTCGAAATGAGGGTGGCGCGGCCCTGATCGGGAGCAACGTTCTCGATTGTCATCCCGAACCGTCACGAACCCAGCTCAGGGATATGCTGCGTGACGGGACGGAAAATTTATACACGATTGAAAAGTCCGGGCGCAAAAAACTGATCTGCCAGTACCCATGGTTCAAAGACGGGCAGTAC
The genomic region above belongs to Ignavibacteriota bacterium and contains:
- a CDS encoding T9SS type A sorting domain-containing protein, coding for ESFDMDQNYPNPFNPTTTIRFAAPERATVRLVVTDLLGREITTLVNGAVDAGVHTATFDAATLESGQYIATITMTGIESGINFSKSIKLSLVK
- a CDS encoding right-handed parallel beta-helix repeat-containing protein; amino-acid sequence: MSKLILRLSSMALFALVLSAAALAQPMSGSYTIDPGGSGVTNFTTFNGARNALVANGVSGPVTFTVAAGTYNEMVDLPAITGASSTNTITFDGVNKTTRILTYQHYSYNATFKLNSAKWIVIKNLTIEAYSSAGAYSYAYGYALHFQDNATDNEVMNCNIKATSNPLAYNYYFFPVVMGGWYQYAYGMTSNNYVHHCTMDGGYSSVWIYGTYGNGPTNIRYEYNTMTNGYYYGIYALYTDQLKVKNNYISGSPLNMYGYGVMMQYVNGMEIENNTVLTGYMGLYFWYNNMVGNISRARIVNNMIACNGNYYNYGIYAYYHNNCDFWHNSINVGGGTGVPSYAWMYAFMLYYSTDVDVRNNTIKNSSASTTYNLLWYSYGTTFTGGSNFNYNNWFSSAPTNTYIAYYNGTYYNTVPAFLAASNQPNSINIDPGYVSATDLHMDNNRRLVRKGTALGVANDLDGDPRNPTTPSIGADEGCYVPDGGIAFEMTDQSGNPVQYYNVPGTVYVKYSISYPLSQQVNAQLTARFYTVGPNPQLVATHSWAATKPANQVLNGIQPITLSLSPGFYRIELVFNTMNTCNLYGDEYLYGLTMLLNQGQTPCIVWPGDVNNDGLVNYGDRRALNTYITNANLRSTWLSGPARYRLDFATNPFTYYKWEGQTSVPWQTAEGCYMDSDGNGMINSFDNLAIKLNWMKTHGIPKDGSQAFSATNFDLDQNYPNPFNPSTMLRFSAPERSQVRLVVTDVLGRTITTLVNGAVEAGVHTVPFDATTLESGQYIATITMTGIESNLSFSKTIKMTLVK
- a CDS encoding 4Fe-4S binding protein, which encodes MYIPSLFTRKGPRVLLIQIKDDACDFCGCCVGVCPEDAIELQEARITLIEDRCTNCAKCVWVCPFEALIFLKPGAGVLPEAGK
- a CDS encoding NAD(P)/FAD-dependent oxidoreductase; the encoded protein is MSPVWDVIIVGAGPAGSTLARTVAAAGYSVLMLEKDRDIGMPVRCGEAVSDTSLRELVDVDPRWIASTIRRFRLIAPDGNMVEPDLGGHGYVLERRIFDYDLARLASEAGAVVRTKSYVDALVPGEDGFAGVRVKGNNGATIERARIIVGADGVESRVGRWAGLRTETRLRDMECCAQMTLSNIPVEDDACDFYFGQSVAPMGYLWVFPKGRNTANVGLGISGMAAKKRSPLSYLQDFVARTYPQAGILTTVAGGVPCAATLESVVSRNVVLVGDAAHQVNPVSGGGITSGMRAARLAGEAVIAALRENSPQRLGDYQRQWDKGYGAKHRMYYRIKEAVHGYSDETLNRIAAGVLALKPEKRTIWGVFRVALTRNPALIWDMVRVFGLTSFDDDA
- the hemL gene encoding glutamate-1-semialdehyde 2,1-aminomutase, with translation MKSIDTSRRLFEQARTLIPGGVNSPVRAFRAVGGQPIFFKSASGAILTDVDGNEYIDYIGSWGPFILGHGHPRVREALHAQLDRATSFGAPTELENELASRIISLVPSIEMVRMVNSGTEATLSAIRLARAATGREKILKFEGCYHGHGDSFLIKAGSGVATLGLPDSPGVTTSIARDTLTARFNDIASVEALVEAHRGEIACVILEPVVGNMGCVPPDEGFLESMRTLCTREGILLIFDEVMTGFRVARGGAQELFRITPDITTLGKIIGGGLPVGAYGGRKDLMELVAPAGPMYQAGTLSGNPLAMTAGLATLEVLAEDGVYELLEQRASALCAGIQHHLDALGLPYVTNRVGSMFTLFFKDGVVRNWDDARASDTAAFGRWFSAMLERGIYLAPSQFEAAFLSLAHDDSILERTIHAAGESLALVARTSN
- a CDS encoding UTP--glucose-1-phosphate uridylyltransferase, with product MRGAHVAAPAIATFRRQFLALAAGATGMLGGDDITPVRSVPDYQELAAPPEEESRGLLNRFAVIKLNGGLGTSMGLERAKSLIEVKNGLSFLDLIARQILHRRKSYGMSLPILFMDSYNTQNDTLAALSRYPDLGSVVPLSFLQNKVPKILAADLTPAEHPRVPELGWCPPGHGDIYTTMKSTGVLDALIRSGIRYAFVSNADNLGAALDPAIAAHMSRNGIEFLMEVADRTPADKKGGHLAQLRDGRLTLRESAQCPPAERDAFEDVTVHRYFNTNNVWIDLFALDHLLDQHGGTVPLPLIRNTKTLDPRDPTSPQVIQPESAMGAAISLFGKAAALRVPRSRFAPVKTTDDLVAVRSDAYAMTEDYHIVPSKDIPVVVSLDPRYYRVLQQLDERFPFGPPSLIQCTEFQVHGDVVFGAGITVSGTTHIHAPEGSRLLIPDGTHLS
- a CDS encoding PAS domain-containing protein, with the translated sequence MSHDQSWADELPCAITVCDAKGTIVSMNNASVQTFRNEGGAALIGSNVLDCHPEPSRTQLRDMLRDGTENLYTIEKSGRKKLICQYPWFKDGQYAGHVEISIVLPENLPHFKRD